The following coding sequences are from one uncultured Bacteroides sp. window:
- a CDS encoding glycosyltransferase family 39 protein — protein MVDSINYVKHSLILLLVCFFSFFVNNSFIPADLMESRNLATAQEMVIEGNYLTPTMNGELRLEKPPLPTWIAAGINHIAPDNLSAQRYAAGAAATLMVFFLYLLVVEFTRNQKLALISAVVLATCYNVIMMGRTATWDIYCYCFMLGALYYLIKALARRGPQWGLFFLSGLFMGLSFLSGFVSFVALMLPFLIAYFIIYRLSLKDKIPPIIMMVIICLVISLWWPVYIYFNDVGMHVANKESSSWLNHNVRPWYYYWKFPAEAGIWALFWVTSLVWPYWKLRLSDLSVRRVYLFSLLWTFLALVLLSLIPEKKTRYLLPLLIPGALNIGTLLFYFITNRLVHAKEKMVFRINAFVILLILIAMPAGLYYFFVQKEILSVWLFVVISLIDIVLAVLLYMSTFRAKANFALSFSVIVGVMVLVEALCFIPASEFFINNQRHSIREVRTVSQVQHFPFYYIPDEGLRIELVYESNKIIRPLDVNNDSLVLSSLPFVLVSASEPDSLFSHLNVNIEHVDIYDNNWQKKTSKRYNKALVRYVSVIKRE, from the coding sequence ATGGTCGATTCTATAAATTACGTGAAGCATTCTCTGATCCTTCTTTTAGTTTGCTTCTTCTCTTTTTTTGTAAATAACAGTTTCATTCCTGCTGATTTGATGGAATCACGTAATCTTGCCACTGCGCAAGAGATGGTGATTGAGGGTAACTACCTTACTCCTACAATGAATGGCGAACTGCGACTGGAAAAACCTCCGCTTCCTACCTGGATTGCTGCCGGCATTAATCATATTGCACCCGATAACTTGTCCGCTCAGCGTTATGCTGCCGGAGCAGCCGCCACTCTGATGGTTTTCTTTCTCTATCTGCTAGTGGTAGAGTTTACCAGAAATCAGAAGTTAGCTTTGATCTCTGCTGTGGTACTTGCTACCTGCTATAATGTTATTATGATGGGGCGTACAGCCACATGGGATATTTACTGCTACTGCTTTATGCTTGGCGCTCTTTACTATTTAATAAAAGCCCTTGCTAGACGAGGCCCCCAGTGGGGATTGTTTTTTCTTTCAGGATTGTTCATGGGGCTCTCTTTCCTAAGTGGATTTGTCTCTTTCGTCGCTCTCATGCTGCCTTTCTTAATAGCTTACTTTATAATCTATCGTCTTTCGCTAAAAGATAAAATACCTCCCATCATCATGATGGTGATTATCTGTCTGGTTATCAGTTTGTGGTGGCCTGTATATATCTACTTTAATGATGTGGGAATGCATGTAGCCAACAAAGAATCTTCTTCGTGGCTTAATCATAATGTGCGTCCATGGTATTATTATTGGAAATTTCCCGCAGAAGCAGGTATCTGGGCACTTTTCTGGGTTACTTCCCTTGTATGGCCTTACTGGAAGCTACGCTTGAGCGATCTGTCGGTGCGTCGCGTTTATCTATTCTCTTTGCTGTGGACTTTCCTCGCGCTCGTTCTCCTCTCGCTTATTCCTGAGAAGAAAACGCGCTATTTGTTGCCGTTGCTTATACCCGGAGCTTTGAATATCGGTACATTACTATTCTATTTCATCACTAACAGGCTAGTTCATGCTAAAGAAAAAATGGTATTTCGTATCAACGCCTTTGTTATATTGCTTATTTTGATCGCTATGCCTGCAGGACTCTATTATTTCTTCGTTCAGAAAGAGATTCTTTCTGTTTGGCTGTTCGTAGTGATTTCACTGATAGATATTGTTTTGGCAGTACTATTATATATGAGTACTTTCAGAGCGAAAGCTAATTTTGCCCTTTCATTTTCAGTGATTGTAGGTGTCATGGTATTGGTAGAAGCGCTTTGCTTCATTCCGGCGAGCGAGTTTTTTATTAATAATCAGAGACATAGTATTCGCGAAGTGCGTACTGTCTCTCAAGTGCAACATTTTCCTTTTTATTATATTCCGGATGAAGGTCTGCGCATAGAATTGGTTTATGAGAGCAACAAGATTATTCGTCCACTTGATGTTAATAATGACAGTTTGGTGCTCTCCAGTTTACCATTTGTTTTAGTCAGTGCATCAGAACCGGATTCTCTCTTCTCACATTTGAATGTTAATATTGAACATGTAGATATTTATGATAATAACTGGCAGAAAAAAACAAGTAAGCGCTATAATAAAGCTTTAGTGCGTTATGTCAGTGTTATTAAACGTGAATAG
- a CDS encoding DUF4248 domain-containing protein — translation MDIEEELPRYGAMTKGELAELYMPLASSAGARRMLNLWISKNSALSAELAATGYNIRTVTLTPLQVMLIIRYLGEP, via the coding sequence ATGGATATTGAAGAAGAATTGCCTCGCTATGGGGCTATGACGAAAGGCGAGCTAGCCGAACTGTATATGCCGCTGGCTAGTTCTGCGGGTGCGCGGCGAATGCTGAATTTATGGATTTCAAAAAACAGTGCCTTGAGTGCTGAGCTTGCTGCTACGGGTTACAACATTCGCACGGTGACCCTTACTCCTTTGCAGGTGATGCTCATTATTCGCTACCTAGGAGAGCCTTAA
- a CDS encoding glycosyltransferase family 2 protein, which translates to MNQTSSYKLCVIVPVYNEEDNMSRLESELSSFLKRSHVKSCILFVDDCSSDGSLQCIKDLCSRNEGFMYISFAKNKGLSAALKAGIDIAESAYVGYIDADLQTSPEDFALLLPYMDEYEMAMGIRTGRKDSFVKNMSSKIANSFRRMMTGDGVADTGCPLKVIRTDYAKRIPLFTGMHRFLPALIQLQEGKVKQVPVRHFERVAGVSKYHLWNRLIGPFKDCFAFRWMKKRYINYSIESSNVEA; encoded by the coding sequence ATGAATCAAACCAGTTCATATAAATTATGCGTGATTGTTCCAGTTTATAATGAGGAAGACAATATGTCGAGACTCGAATCGGAACTCTCTTCTTTCTTGAAAAGATCTCATGTAAAATCTTGTATTTTATTTGTTGATGACTGCTCATCAGATGGTAGTTTACAGTGTATCAAAGATCTTTGCTCACGTAATGAAGGCTTTATGTACATCTCCTTTGCTAAGAACAAAGGGTTGAGTGCTGCTTTGAAAGCGGGCATTGACATTGCCGAGTCTGCTTATGTGGGATACATTGATGCCGACCTGCAAACCTCTCCGGAAGATTTTGCGCTCTTATTACCTTATATGGATGAGTATGAAATGGCGATGGGTATCCGTACGGGTCGTAAGGATAGCTTTGTAAAGAATATGTCTTCAAAGATAGCCAATAGCTTTCGTCGCATGATGACGGGAGACGGAGTAGCAGATACCGGCTGTCCGCTAAAGGTTATCCGTACTGATTACGCCAAACGCATTCCGTTGTTTACAGGGATGCACCGTTTTTTGCCTGCGCTGATTCAGTTGCAGGAGGGTAAGGTGAAACAGGTTCCCGTGCGCCATTTTGAGCGTGTGGCAGGAGTTTCCAAATACCACTTATGGAATCGTCTGATAGGCCCCTTTAAGGATTGCTTTGCTTTTCGTTGGATGAAGAAGAGATACATAAATTACAGCATCGAATCATCTAATGTTGAAGCATAG
- a CDS encoding SH3 beta-barrel fold-containing protein yields the protein MKMIEIARKKKDEKMLLRVATIRKQRDVKCGEAVRIAKEVELLITLMRHEVVGFTFMKQNGDPCHVRGTLKDYWNAFKYYYFAKANNRFVVYYDLDAKAWRTFQAAFLMRID from the coding sequence ATGAAAATGATTGAAATCGCAAGAAAAAAGAAAGATGAGAAAATGCTTCTCAGAGTGGCTACTATCCGCAAACAGAGAGATGTGAAGTGTGGAGAAGCTGTTCGTATTGCTAAAGAAGTAGAATTGCTGATAACCTTGATGAGGCATGAGGTGGTAGGTTTTACATTTATGAAGCAGAATGGTGATCCGTGTCATGTTCGTGGCACGTTGAAAGATTATTGGAATGCTTTCAAGTATTACTATTTTGCTAAAGCAAACAATCGTTTTGTGGTTTATTATGATCTGGATGCAAAGGCATGGCGTACTTTTCAGGCTGCCTTTTTGATGCGTATTGATTGA
- a CDS encoding lipid-A-disaccharide synthase N-terminal domain-containing protein encodes MNSSIWVYGIGFLAQGLFSIRLLLQWFLSEKAKRVVSPTSYWQISILASFLLFIYGWLRDDFAIILGQYISYYIYIWNLNNKHSWKKFPFLLRYIFLLTPVAAVVYMLFTWSVHAPRLFQNADIPLWVLVFGSMGQIIFTFRFVYQWLYSRKRGESVFPATFWALSLAGSSIIIAYGLYRSDPVLILGQSAGFIAYIRNLLLSKKK; translated from the coding sequence ATGAATAGCAGTATTTGGGTTTATGGCATTGGTTTCTTAGCGCAGGGACTATTTTCGATACGTTTATTGTTACAATGGTTTCTGTCTGAGAAGGCAAAAAGGGTCGTTTCTCCTACCAGTTATTGGCAGATCAGTATTCTGGCCTCTTTTTTATTGTTTATCTATGGATGGTTACGCGATGATTTTGCCATTATTTTAGGGCAATATATCTCGTATTACATATATATCTGGAATTTGAACAATAAGCATAGTTGGAAGAAGTTTCCTTTCTTGCTTAGGTATATCTTCTTGCTGACGCCTGTAGCGGCAGTGGTGTATATGCTGTTTACTTGGAGTGTACACGCCCCTCGTCTGTTTCAGAATGCAGATATACCTTTATGGGTGCTTGTGTTTGGTTCTATGGGGCAAATCATCTTCACTTTTCGTTTTGTGTATCAGTGGCTTTATTCGCGCAAACGGGGTGAGTCGGTGTTTCCTGCCACTTTCTGGGCACTAAGTTTGGCAGGGTCTTCTATTATTATAGCCTATGGTCTCTACCGAAGTGATCCTGTGTTGATACTGGGTCAGTCAGCAGGCTTCATAGCCTATATACGAAATTTGTTGTTATCGAAAAAGAAATAA
- a CDS encoding RNA-binding protein, which translates to MNIFIAGLSYNISDSDLGELFAEYGEISSAKVITDRETGRSKGYGFVELADEAAGNKAIEELNGAEVDGKAISVSVARPRSEAPRRSGGGGGYGGGNRGGGGYGGGSRGGRY; encoded by the coding sequence ATGAACATTTTTATCGCAGGATTGAGCTATAACATTAGCGATTCCGATCTAGGGGAACTATTTGCAGAATACGGAGAAATTTCTTCTGCTAAAGTAATTACAGACAGAGAAACTGGCCGTTCAAAAGGCTACGGATTTGTAGAATTGGCAGACGAAGCTGCTGGCAATAAAGCTATTGAAGAATTAAACGGTGCTGAAGTTGATGGAAAAGCTATTTCTGTCTCTGTAGCTCGTCCAAGAAGTGAAGCTCCACGTCGCTCTGGTGGCGGTGGCGGTTACGGCGGCGGAAATCGCGGCGGTGGCGGCTATGGTGGTGGTAGTCGTGGCGGCAGATATTAA
- a CDS encoding NAD-dependent epimerase/dehydratase family protein yields the protein MKVLVTGAAGFIGFHVVKRLAERGFEVTGIDNLNTYYDVDLKYARLAECGIDKDKLADNVGVQSDLYPCYQFQKTDLVDMAALTALFDRNGYEVVVNLAAQAGVRYSIEHPATYIQSNVVGFLNVLECCRYHKVKHLVYASSSSVYGMNEKYPFSEDDVADCPVSLYAATKRSDELMAYTYSHLYQLPVTGLRFFTVYGPWGRPDMSPMLFADAILNGRAIKVFNNGDMMRDFTYIDDIVDGVCSVLAVPPGKEEKYPYYRLLNIGNADPVPLMDFIRTMERTLGVEARLEMTPMQEGDVKVTYADVTKLKSLVGYQPHTSLAEGLGIFVAWYKKFYLVRH from the coding sequence ATGAAAGTTTTAGTGACCGGTGCTGCCGGGTTTATTGGTTTTCATGTTGTTAAAAGGTTGGCGGAACGTGGTTTCGAAGTGACAGGGATTGATAACTTGAATACTTATTACGATGTTGATTTGAAATATGCCCGTCTGGCTGAATGTGGCATAGATAAAGATAAGCTGGCGGATAATGTTGGCGTGCAGAGTGATCTGTATCCTTGTTATCAGTTTCAGAAAACAGATTTGGTAGACATGGCGGCGTTGACTGCCCTCTTTGATCGTAACGGATATGAGGTTGTTGTCAACCTGGCAGCCCAAGCGGGAGTGCGTTACTCTATTGAACATCCTGCCACTTACATTCAGTCAAATGTGGTTGGTTTTTTGAATGTGCTTGAGTGTTGCCGTTATCACAAGGTGAAGCATCTTGTTTACGCTTCAAGTTCGTCGGTGTATGGCATGAATGAGAAATATCCTTTCTCAGAAGATGATGTGGCAGATTGCCCTGTCAGCCTTTACGCTGCTACGAAGCGAAGTGACGAACTGATGGCTTATACATATAGTCATCTGTATCAGTTGCCCGTTACTGGCTTACGCTTTTTTACCGTTTATGGTCCGTGGGGACGTCCGGACATGTCGCCTATGCTTTTTGCTGATGCCATATTGAATGGTAGGGCTATTAAAGTGTTTAATAACGGTGATATGATGCGCGACTTTACCTATATAGATGACATTGTCGATGGAGTATGTTCTGTGTTGGCTGTTCCTCCTGGTAAAGAAGAGAAATATCCCTATTACCGTCTGCTCAATATTGGTAATGCTGATCCGGTGCCTCTGATGGATTTCATCCGGACGATGGAACGTACGCTCGGGGTAGAGGCTCGTCTTGAAATGACCCCTATGCAGGAGGGAGACGTTAAGGTGACTTATGCCGATGTTACAAAGCTGAAGTCGCTGGTCGGGTACCAGCCTCACACCTCTCTGGCAGAAGGTTTAGGAATTTTTGTGGCATGGTATAAAAAGTTTTATCTGGTGCGACATTAG
- a CDS encoding PDDEXK nuclease domain-containing protein, which produces MKNNSLTISAVLIDDVRVRIATYVNTGVCLTNWFVGKRIKEDVLYNQRADYGKQVLKNVSKQLVSKYGGGWGYEKLKHCVRSAYLFTEDEIRYATRTQLNWTHLRILMGVSDTLARQFYLEMAHIERWSTRTLEQKIDGQLYERTAISRRPEEVIKQELKKVREAHAIVPDMVFKSTYFLDILGLPNVFSEEELETAVLNQVEEFMHEMGTDFTLVERQKRITIDAVDYKMDLVFFHRTLRRFVVVDLKLGKFKPAYEGQMLLYLRYLNKHERHEWEESPIGLILCSEGNTEHIEYLMLDESSPIKVAQYYTQLPDKKVLSERLQRAIAIAKEYQTEKKLNQEKENNEK; this is translated from the coding sequence GTGAAGAACAACTCTTTAACGATCTCTGCGGTATTAATAGATGACGTAAGGGTAAGGATTGCAACCTACGTTAATACAGGAGTCTGCCTAACTAATTGGTTTGTTGGCAAGCGCATCAAAGAAGATGTACTATACAATCAACGTGCTGATTATGGTAAACAAGTGCTCAAAAATGTGTCTAAGCAATTAGTGAGTAAGTATGGTGGTGGATGGGGTTATGAGAAGTTAAAACATTGTGTACGCAGTGCGTACCTTTTTACAGAGGACGAGATTCGGTACGCAACGCGTACCCAATTGAACTGGACGCATCTTCGCATATTAATGGGGGTCTCTGATACTCTAGCTAGACAGTTCTATTTAGAAATGGCTCATATAGAAAGATGGAGTACCCGAACTTTAGAACAAAAAATTGATGGACAACTATATGAAAGAACAGCCATTAGCCGTCGCCCTGAAGAGGTTATCAAACAAGAATTGAAAAAGGTACGTGAGGCGCATGCCATTGTTCCTGATATGGTCTTTAAAAGCACTTACTTTTTGGATATTCTTGGGCTTCCTAATGTCTTTTCAGAAGAAGAACTGGAGACTGCTGTGCTGAACCAAGTTGAAGAATTTATGCACGAGATGGGTACTGACTTTACACTTGTAGAACGTCAAAAAAGAATCACTATTGATGCAGTAGATTATAAAATGGATCTTGTGTTTTTTCATAGAACCCTTAGAAGATTCGTTGTTGTGGACCTTAAACTTGGAAAGTTCAAACCTGCTTATGAAGGTCAGATGCTTCTGTATCTTAGATACTTAAACAAACACGAAAGGCATGAATGGGAAGAATCTCCGATAGGTCTTATATTATGTTCTGAAGGTAATACTGAACATATTGAGTATTTGATGCTTGATGAATCAAGTCCAATCAAAGTAGCTCAGTATTACACCCAATTGCCAGACAAAAAGGTTCTCTCAGAACGTCTACAAAGGGCTATTGCTATTGCAAAAGAATATCAAACAGAAAAGAAACTAAATCAAGAAAAAGAAAATAATGAAAAGTAA
- a CDS encoding Lin1244/Lin1753 domain-containing protein, with product MARPGKKGLDYFPLDVDFMQDRKLRRITRQHGSIGLAVVVNLFCKIYRENGYYLLWDEDVCYDISEEVNLEKAADVQEVVDDCLAVDLFDDKLYRLHHILTSAAVQRRFKMCCARRTSANIAPKFSLIQSERTTNSKNAQAILPESVQTFLPKDAQTITPKVGQTFMPESSQAILPEKSQTFMPESDQAILPKDAQSFMPEGSQAIMPKVVQTLMPKDAQTILPESSQAIMPESVQSLMPEKNQRLMSTETSFLSAEKPQSKVKENRVNESKAKQKRKNENHSPTPSVMDKDRSPMKMDEMKNYLSPPDYALEKRTHNYEGLLERLYAIGVHIPAEMSAILRLSRYGEIGHPVWAIIVNGKWAGEKKSISAPGKYVIKILTNLLKEK from the coding sequence ATGGCAAGACCAGGAAAGAAAGGGCTGGATTATTTTCCGCTCGACGTGGATTTTATGCAAGATCGTAAATTGCGTCGCATCACCCGTCAGCATGGTAGCATCGGACTGGCGGTGGTCGTTAATCTTTTTTGCAAAATTTACCGTGAAAACGGTTATTATCTCTTATGGGATGAAGATGTATGTTACGACATCAGTGAAGAGGTGAATCTTGAAAAAGCCGCTGATGTTCAGGAGGTGGTGGACGACTGTCTGGCGGTAGATCTCTTTGACGATAAACTTTATCGGTTGCATCACATACTCACTTCCGCTGCTGTGCAACGCCGTTTCAAGATGTGTTGTGCCCGCAGAACTTCGGCAAATATCGCCCCGAAATTCTCCCTCATTCAGTCTGAACGTACTACCAACAGTAAAAACGCTCAGGCAATTTTGCCTGAAAGTGTTCAGACATTTTTGCCTAAAGATGCTCAGACAATTACGCCTAAAGTGGGTCAGACATTTATGCCTGAAAGTAGTCAGGCGATTTTGCCTGAAAAGTCTCAGACATTTATGCCTGAAAGTGATCAGGCAATTTTGCCTAAAGATGCTCAGTCATTTATGCCTGAAGGTAGTCAGGCAATTATGCCTAAAGTTGTTCAGACATTAATGCCTAAAGATGCTCAGACAATTTTGCCTGAAAGTAGTCAGGCAATTATGCCTGAAAGTGTTCAGTCATTAATGCCTGAAAAGAATCAGAGATTAATGTCTACAGAAACGTCGTTTTTGTCAGCTGAAAAGCCCCAAAGTAAAGTAAAGGAAAACAGAGTAAACGAAAGTAAAGCAAAGCAAAAGCGAAAGAATGAAAACCACTCCCCAACCCCCTCCGTGATGGACAAAGATCGGAGTCCGATGAAGATGGATGAAATGAAGAATTATCTTTCTCCACCTGACTATGCCTTGGAAAAGCGGACGCACAACTATGAGGGACTGCTGGAGAGGCTCTATGCCATCGGGGTACATATTCCGGCAGAGATGAGTGCCATTTTGCGCCTTTCCCGTTACGGCGAGATAGGGCATCCCGTATGGGCTATAATCGTTAACGGGAAGTGGGCAGGTGAGAAGAAGTCTATCAGTGCGCCGGGGAAATATGTCATTAAAATACTAACAAACTTGCTAAAAGAGAAGTAA
- a CDS encoding zinc finger domain-containing protein encodes MKSNFRSLKTTLQAMTDGGGRDTETDFLGNRGRYLSLLSKNTYKDPCPRCGGPITKEAYMGGSVYYCSVCQRLQP; translated from the coding sequence ATGAAAAGTAATTTTCGCTCGCTCAAAACTACTTTGCAGGCTATGACTGATGGGGGAGGGCGTGACACGGAAACGGACTTCCTTGGTAATAGGGGGCGCTATCTATCGTTGCTCTCGAAAAACACTTATAAAGATCCTTGTCCCCGCTGTGGAGGACCAATTACTAAAGAGGCTTATATGGGAGGCTCGGTTTATTACTGCTCGGTATGCCAGAGATTACAACCTTAA